A genomic window from Dermacentor silvarum isolate Dsil-2018 chromosome 9, BIME_Dsil_1.4, whole genome shotgun sequence includes:
- the LOC119464956 gene encoding lysosomal acid lipase/cholesteryl ester hydrolase-like, with translation MRRLSYIFFPSPAQPILYPFTEAGFLGTSAGLRQLISATCNIIANVLCADAFTLTAYTSPEQFNETRLPVYVGHLPTGSTMQNYLHYSQVYKAKNLVMYDHGRSENRRRYGQDNPPPYPLERIRLPIALFPSPGDTVATPADVADLVDRLGENVVLEHRVPQPSFRHLDFATGYRANDILHNVAIGLVRKYADESL, from the exons ATGCGTCGGCTTTCTTACATCTTCTTCCCGTCTCCTGCGCAGCCTATCCTGTACCCGTTCACCGAGGCCGGTTTTCTGGGTACGTCCGCAGGATTACGGCAGCTTATTTCGGCCACATGCAACATCATCGCTAACGTCCTCTGTGCCGATGCTTTCACGCTGACCGCATATACCAGTCCGGAACAATTCAATGAG ACACGGCTACCTGTCTACGTGGGTCACCTTCCCACCGGATCGACCATGCAAAACTATCTGCACTATTCCCAG GTTTACAAGGCGAAAAACCTGGTGATGTACGACCACGGAAGGTCTGAAAATCGTCGGCGATATGGCCAG GACAACCCACCCCCTTACCCGTTGGAACGCATAAGATTGCCAATCGCTTTGTTCCCATCGCCAGGAGACACAGTGGCGACCCCGGCCGACGTCGCAGACCTGGTTGACAGGCTCGGCGAAAACGTCGTCTTAGAGCACCGAGTTCCGCAGCCTAGTTTCCGCCACCTGGATTTTGCCACCGGTTACAGGGCAAACGACATCTTGCACAACGTCGCCATTGGGCTTGTTCGGAAATACGCCGATGAAAGTCTTTAA
- the LOC125939895 gene encoding lipase 1-like, translating into MNTREAKTYASHLTLSKHNPKFWRFSFDEMGRYDVAVCIDHVLNATGAPKLTIVAFSQGFLANLVLHSVRPEYNEKVNLLVGYGPVGNITHIEPPFAWVLPISSILEASHFTL; encoded by the exons ATGAACACGAGGGAGGCCAAGACGTACGCAAGTCATCTCACGCTGTCGAAGCACAATCCAAAGTTCTGGAGATTTAG TTTTGACGAAATGGGGCGCTACGACGTCGCTGTTTGCATCGACCACGTTCTGAACGCCACCGGCGCCCCCAAACTAACGATAGTGGCGTTTTCCCAAGGATTCCTCGCAAACCTCGTTCTTCATTCAGTGAGGCCCGAGTACAACGAAAAG GTGAACCTTCTCGTAGGCTATGGTCCTGTCGGAAATATCACCCACATTGAGCCACCATTTGCTTGGGTATTACCGATCTCTTCGATACTTGAGGCAAGTCATTTCACACTTTGA